Proteins from a genomic interval of Schistocerca piceifrons isolate TAMUIC-IGC-003096 chromosome 3, iqSchPice1.1, whole genome shotgun sequence:
- the LOC124789442 gene encoding leukocyte receptor cluster member 1 homolog produces the protein MNILPKKRWHVRTKENIARVRRDEAKAAEEEKERQRRALLAEQEARTALLRKKARKDGGQSPDEGGIQITNKAQHVNLFDDLEEGKIVSSLKNEEHEREIKEEKEKYEKQIGYLTYLGQDTVEATGKIPWYDKVPDRKKAEPLMGMDAEVSTKSKLLNDPLRDIRKYLRVKEEQYLNKKNKTADANKEVSAHTSIIDNNLDTYKKHKDRKKKHKKNKKVKKKHKKHRKSKRISSDESSEVNSEVSSDEDQHDQKPNLEQLRAERLKREAEEKRKAEALLARLRGETVEEEKTETIAVPVKQKYNSQFNPELARQNFR, from the exons ATGAACATTCTTCCGAAGAAAAG ATGGCATGTCCGCACCAAAGAGAACATAGCCAGAGTCCGAAGAGATGAAGCAAAAGCTGCTGAGGAAGAAAAAGAAAGGCAGAGGAGGGCTTTATTGGCT GAACAAGAGGCCCGCACTGCTTTGCTCCGTAAAAAAGCAAGAAAGGATGGTGGTCAGTCTCCTGATGAAGGTGGAATTCAAATTACAAATAAAGCACAACATGTCAATCTCTTTGATGATCTGGAAGAGGGCAAAATTGTATCATCACTTAAGAATGAAGAGCATGAAcgtgaaataaaagaagaaaaagagaaatatgaaaaacaaattgGTTATTTAACATACCTAGGCCAGGACACTGTTGAAGCCACTGGGAAAATTCCTTGGTATGATAAAGTTCCTGACAGAAAGAAAGCAGAACCATTAATGGGAATGGATGCAGAAGTATCTACAAAGAGCAAATTACTTAATGATCCTTTACGAGATATAAGGAAATATTTACGTGTTAAGGAAGAACAATATTTgaataagaaaaacaaaacagcAGATGCTAACAAGGAAGTAAGTGCTCATACAAGCATAATAGATAACAATTTAGACACTTACAAGAAAcataaagacagaaagaagaagcataaaaagaacaaaaaagtgAAGAAGAAACATAAAAAGCATCGGAAGTCAAAGAGAATTAGCAGTGATGAGAGCTCTGAAGTGAACAGTGAAGTTAGCAGTGATGAAGATCAACATGACCAAAAGCCTAACTTAGAGCAGTTACGAGCTGAACGCTTGAAACGTGAGGCTGAAGAAAAACGAAAAGCTGAAGCACTGCTAGCTAGGTTACGAGGTGAAACTGTTGAAGAAGAAAAGACTGAAACCATAGCAGTGCCTGTAAAACAGAAGTACAATTCTCAGTTTAATCCAGAACTCGCAAGGCAAAATTTTAGATAA